Proteins from one Deinococcus sp. AB2017081 genomic window:
- a CDS encoding PucR family transcriptional regulator: MRNHDALTLPSLAGARAVGAGDMQREVRLAHVVDVPETPRWVTPGTFLLTTGLSWPHTGAALSAFGHDLAACDPAAVVLAVPHFFATFPPEVAAPLAARGIPTLELPYDVPFAQVVQEVHGHILREQADVLRRSERIHRALTRAALGGSVTDVAQTLADGLGCAAVVCSAAGTPLTPGPAPDAGEVLAALARPGTGPRSLAGGTLVPVVLRGAREGGVWVAGGGGRERPDGAPDDLAVRAAEHAATVVGLLLLAQRDAEVREARLGYAFVDTLLEGRFTGDPTAQERAARLGFDPDGEYAVGLLVLRDTLPLSPEGFAGRERAAQELRGVLSSLGASPLVSVNLNTVWFLLPASVPAARLWARLGWQESATAAGGMVYSRTRAGADALAQGRAEALSLAAYARPGMLRSYAEVLVPRALSGDRDAQTDLTRGLLGPLRDVRGADGLVATIRTLSETGFSQVDTAARLGIHANTLRYRMERIEALTGRPLGQPDTRALWWLALQLDALTG, from the coding sequence GTGCGTAACCATGACGCCCTGACGCTGCCGTCGCTGGCCGGCGCGCGTGCGGTGGGAGCCGGCGACATGCAGCGCGAGGTGCGGCTGGCCCATGTGGTTGATGTGCCCGAGACGCCGCGCTGGGTCACGCCCGGCACCTTCCTGCTCACCACCGGGCTGTCGTGGCCCCACACCGGCGCGGCCCTCTCTGCGTTCGGCCATGACCTCGCCGCCTGCGATCCGGCCGCCGTGGTGCTGGCGGTTCCGCACTTCTTCGCCACCTTTCCGCCTGAGGTCGCCGCGCCGCTCGCCGCGCGTGGCATTCCCACGCTGGAACTGCCGTACGACGTCCCCTTCGCGCAGGTGGTGCAGGAAGTCCACGGCCACATCCTGCGGGAGCAGGCCGACGTGCTTCGCCGCAGCGAGCGCATCCACCGGGCCCTGACCCGAGCTGCGCTGGGGGGGAGCGTCACGGACGTGGCGCAGACCCTGGCGGACGGGCTGGGATGCGCGGCGGTGGTGTGCTCGGCTGCCGGCACGCCGCTCACGCCCGGCCCGGCCCCGGACGCGGGCGAGGTGCTGGCCGCCCTGGCGCGCCCCGGCACCGGCCCCCGCAGCCTGGCCGGCGGCACGCTGGTGCCGGTCGTGCTGCGCGGTGCCCGCGAGGGCGGCGTCTGGGTGGCGGGCGGGGGCGGGCGTGAGCGGCCGGACGGTGCCCCCGACGACCTGGCCGTCCGTGCCGCCGAGCACGCCGCGACTGTCGTGGGCCTGCTGCTCCTGGCCCAGCGCGACGCCGAGGTGCGCGAGGCCAGACTGGGCTACGCCTTCGTGGACACCCTGCTGGAGGGCCGCTTCACCGGCGACCCGACCGCGCAGGAACGCGCCGCCCGGCTGGGTTTCGACCCGGACGGCGAGTACGCCGTGGGTCTGCTGGTGCTGCGCGATACCCTGCCCCTGAGCCCGGAGGGCTTCGCCGGGCGCGAGCGGGCCGCCCAGGAGCTGCGGGGCGTGCTGTCGTCCCTGGGCGCGTCGCCGCTGGTCAGCGTGAACCTGAACACGGTGTGGTTCCTGCTGCCGGCGTCGGTGCCCGCCGCGCGCCTGTGGGCCCGTCTGGGCTGGCAGGAGTCGGCCACCGCTGCCGGCGGCATGGTGTACTCCCGCACCCGCGCCGGGGCCGACGCCCTGGCCCAGGGCCGCGCCGAGGCCCTGTCGCTGGCCGCGTATGCCCGCCCCGGGATGCTCCGCTCCTACGCCGAGGTGCTCGTGCCGCGCGCCCTGAGCGGCGACCGGGATGCGCAGACCGACCTGACCCGCGGTCTGCTGGGGCCGCTGCGTGACGTGCGCGGCGCAGATGGTCTGGTCGCCACCATCCGCACCCTGTCCGAGACGGGGTTCTCGCAGGTCGACACGGCCGCCCGGCTGGGCATCCACGCCAACACGCTGCGCTACCGCATGGAGCGGATCGAGGCCCTGACCGGACGGCCCCTGGGGCAGCCGGACACCCGCGCCCTGTGGTGGCTGGCCCTGCAACTGGACGCGCTGACGGGCTGA
- a CDS encoding APC family permease translates to MSTAPAPSKLGLWGVVMVIYFAVAGGAFGIEGLVGSSAPGMALVLTLVTPLIWSIPTVLMVTELSTAMPVEGGYYVWVKRGLGRFWGFCQGWTAWLYGVVIAASFAALFRDYTSSFLNLAFGVELLDQNPLAGWLVAVALIITFALVNIRGAKAVGDSSKVFAAMVFVPFIVMIVLAAAKYAANPVPFWQPLTPPDTGLVGAFGLGLFIVMYNYLGWDSISTVLGEIRNPLKVVPRAMLIAVPLVILGYLLPVLAGLVAGADWTTWGDSANFPELAAAIGGRWLGVWVALGGMFCAMGLFNAMVLSNSRLPFIFAADHYLPARYVERHPVYGTPFRSIILVSVVYAALAFGPFERLAVTTVLLYGVSLILQFLALIALRVTAPDMPRPFRIPGGLPGVILVALLPTAIILLAVRGTVLEEGTGFLTLAGMLLLSAPLAYVLLGAVFKRGKADTLTHDLRPAQMD, encoded by the coding sequence GTGAGCACCGCACCCGCCCCGTCAAAACTCGGGCTGTGGGGTGTGGTCATGGTCATCTATTTCGCCGTGGCCGGCGGCGCCTTCGGGATCGAGGGGCTGGTCGGGTCGTCCGCGCCGGGCATGGCGCTGGTGCTCACGCTGGTCACGCCGCTGATCTGGAGCATTCCCACCGTGCTGATGGTCACGGAACTGTCCACCGCCATGCCGGTCGAGGGCGGGTACTACGTGTGGGTCAAGCGTGGACTGGGCCGCTTCTGGGGCTTCTGCCAGGGCTGGACGGCATGGCTGTACGGCGTGGTGATCGCGGCCTCCTTCGCGGCCCTGTTCCGCGATTACACGAGTTCGTTCCTGAACCTCGCCTTCGGGGTGGAGCTGCTCGATCAGAACCCGCTGGCGGGCTGGCTGGTCGCGGTGGCGCTGATCATCACCTTCGCGCTGGTGAACATCCGGGGGGCCAAGGCGGTCGGCGACTCCAGCAAGGTCTTCGCGGCCATGGTCTTCGTGCCGTTCATCGTCATGATCGTCCTGGCCGCCGCGAAATACGCCGCGAATCCCGTGCCGTTCTGGCAGCCGCTCACACCGCCCGACACCGGTCTGGTCGGGGCCTTCGGGCTGGGGCTGTTCATCGTCATGTACAACTACCTGGGCTGGGACAGCATCAGCACCGTGCTGGGCGAGATCCGCAATCCGCTGAAGGTCGTGCCCCGCGCCATGCTGATCGCCGTGCCGCTGGTCATCCTGGGCTACCTGCTGCCGGTGCTGGCCGGGCTGGTCGCCGGGGCCGACTGGACGACCTGGGGCGACAGCGCGAACTTCCCGGAGCTGGCCGCCGCGATCGGCGGGCGCTGGCTGGGCGTGTGGGTGGCGCTGGGCGGCATGTTCTGCGCCATGGGCCTGTTCAACGCGATGGTGCTGTCGAATTCGCGCCTGCCCTTCATCTTCGCCGCCGACCACTACCTGCCCGCCCGCTACGTGGAACGGCATCCGGTGTACGGCACGCCGTTCCGGTCGATCATCCTGGTGTCGGTGGTGTACGCCGCGCTGGCCTTCGGGCCGTTCGAGCGGCTGGCGGTCACGACCGTACTGCTGTACGGCGTGTCGCTGATCCTCCAGTTCCTGGCGCTGATCGCCCTGCGCGTCACGGCCCCGGACATGCCCCGGCCCTTCCGCATTCCCGGCGGCCTGCCCGGCGTGATCCTCGTGGCGCTGCTGCCCACCGCGATCATCCTGCTGGCCGTGCGCGGCACGGTTCTCGAGGAGGGCACGGGCTTCCTGACGCTGGCCGGCATGCTGCTGCTGTCCGCACCGCTGGCGTACGTGCTGCTCGGGGCCGTGTTCAAGCGCGGCAAGGCCGACACGCTGACACACGACCTGCGCCCCGCGCAGATGGACTGA
- the uraH gene encoding hydroxyisourate hydrolase has translation MTGGGLSTHVLDTARGRPAQGVRVELHDVTGHTRRKLNEAITNADGRTDAPLIERGTLSAGTYELTFHVGAYYSDFAAASTPPFLDVVTLRFTVADAGGHYHVPLVMTPWSYSTYRGS, from the coding sequence ATGACCGGCGGAGGCCTGAGCACACACGTGCTGGACACGGCGCGGGGTCGCCCCGCCCAGGGTGTGCGGGTGGAACTGCACGATGTCACGGGGCACACGCGGCGCAAACTGAACGAGGCCATTACCAACGCCGACGGCCGCACGGACGCCCCGCTGATCGAGCGCGGCACCCTCAGCGCCGGCACGTACGAACTGACCTTCCATGTGGGCGCTTACTACTCCGACTTCGCGGCAGCCTCAACCCCGCCCTTTCTGGATGTGGTCACCCTGCGCTTCACCGTCGCGGACGCGGGCGGGCACTATCACGTGCCGTTGGTCATGACGCCGTGGTCGTACTCGACGTACCGGGGCAGCTGA
- the pucL gene encoding factor-independent urate hydroxylase yields MTDTLRVKVKLGDNNYGKADVQLFKVFRDTPRHEVRDVRVRVAMTGDFGAAHADGDNAGLLATDTVRNTIYALAKEGFASSVEEFGKELLAHFVQTGPRVTGGFAEFTEHLWARLPGEGDAGHDHGFVRQMPKHTVRVETTDGQTFAVTSGIDELSVLKTTQSGWAGYVLDERFTTLPESHDRIMATVVTAKWEYAAASCDYDAVWQRAYDQIQRTFTDHYSPSLQNTLYRLGEAVLGACPEISRVWFQMPNRHHLRYNLERFGLENDNEIFHVDPEPYGLMEAWVERA; encoded by the coding sequence ATGACGGACACGCTGCGGGTGAAGGTGAAGCTGGGCGACAACAACTACGGCAAGGCCGACGTCCAGCTGTTCAAGGTGTTCCGGGACACGCCCCGGCACGAGGTGCGGGATGTGCGCGTGCGGGTCGCCATGACCGGCGACTTCGGGGCGGCCCACGCCGACGGCGACAACGCGGGCCTGCTCGCCACCGATACCGTGCGGAACACCATCTACGCGCTGGCGAAGGAGGGCTTCGCGAGCAGCGTCGAGGAGTTCGGCAAGGAACTCCTGGCCCATTTCGTGCAGACCGGCCCGAGGGTCACCGGGGGCTTTGCAGAATTCACCGAGCACCTGTGGGCACGCCTGCCGGGCGAGGGGGACGCCGGGCACGACCACGGCTTCGTGCGGCAGATGCCCAAGCACACGGTGCGCGTCGAGACTACTGACGGTCAGACGTTTGCCGTCACGAGCGGCATTGATGAGCTATCTGTCCTGAAGACCACCCAGAGCGGCTGGGCCGGGTACGTGCTGGACGAGCGCTTCACGACCCTGCCGGAATCGCACGACCGGATCATGGCGACCGTCGTGACCGCGAAGTGGGAGTACGCCGCTGCCAGCTGTGACTACGACGCCGTGTGGCAGCGGGCATACGATCAGATCCAGCGCACCTTCACCGACCACTACTCGCCCAGCCTCCAGAACACCCTGTACCGCCTGGGCGAGGCCGTGCTGGGCGCATGCCCGGAGATCTCGCGCGTGTGGTTCCAGATGCCCAACCGCCACCACCTGCGGTACAACCTGGAACGCTTCGGCCTGGAGAACGACAACGAGATCTTCCACGTCGATCCCGAGCCCTACGGTCTGATGGAGGCGTGGGTGGAACGGGCATGA
- the uraD gene encoding 2-oxo-4-hydroxy-4-carboxy-5-ureidoimidazoline decarboxylase: MTARFPRTLSEINALSAQDFEAQFAGVLEHSPRYARVVAQARPFASAEAVAAAFASAFDADSQEEQVALIRAHPDLAGKAALAGDLTPESAHEQASAGLDRLSSDEYAEFHRLNAAYHERFGLPYVVCVREHTKASIFEGARRRLANTPEQERAAALHEIGRIARLRVLDLITEEDA, encoded by the coding sequence GTGACTGCGAGATTCCCCCGGACGCTGTCCGAGATCAACGCCCTGAGTGCCCAGGACTTCGAGGCCCAGTTCGCGGGCGTGCTGGAGCACTCGCCCCGGTATGCGCGGGTGGTCGCGCAGGCGCGGCCGTTTGCCAGTGCCGAGGCGGTGGCCGCCGCCTTCGCCAGCGCCTTCGATGCCGACTCGCAGGAGGAGCAGGTGGCCCTGATCCGTGCCCACCCCGATCTGGCGGGCAAGGCCGCGCTGGCCGGTGACCTGACCCCCGAGAGTGCCCACGAACAGGCGTCGGCGGGTCTGGATCGCCTCAGCTCCGACGAGTACGCCGAGTTCCACCGGCTTAACGCCGCGTACCACGAGCGCTTCGGCCTGCCGTATGTGGTGTGTGTCCGCGAGCATACGAAGGCCAGCATCTTCGAGGGGGCGCGGCGGCGGCTGGCGAACACGCCCGAGCAGGAGCGGGCGGCGGCCCTGCATGAGATCGGCCGGATCGCCCGGCTGCGGGTGCTGGATCTGATCACGGAGGAGGACGCATGA
- a CDS encoding glycerate kinase type-2 family protein, whose product MDVRALLRETYRAALDGVRPEALLAPHLTGTRPHFVLAFGKAAVPMARVALEAFPGVPALVVPPVWEDVPGAEVIAGSHPVPDTASVRAAERALERLSAHQAGQTVLVLVSGGGSALLCAPDGVTLEQKGALTRALLRAGADIRELNTVRKHLSRVKGGRLAAATRAHIRALLLSDVVGDDPATIASGPTVPDPSTFADALAVLDRYGVDAPETRAHLHAGLRGDVPETPKALPDVSTTVIGSTRLLLEAARTHLEGRGVRAVILGDAFVGDVQEVARSHAAAVRDALTTGKPVVLISGGEATVRVRGNGVGGRNTEFALWLLRELDGVGVHALSAGSDGVDGSSHAAGAFLTPDTQTRADRAGLDSAAFLNRNDAASFFAALGDLLVTGPSGHNLNDLRLIAVNLG is encoded by the coding sequence ATGGACGTCCGTGCCCTGCTCCGCGAGACCTACCGTGCCGCGCTGGACGGCGTGCGGCCGGAGGCGCTGCTGGCTCCGCATCTGACCGGCACGCGGCCACATTTCGTGCTGGCCTTCGGGAAGGCGGCGGTGCCGATGGCGCGGGTGGCGCTGGAGGCGTTTCCGGGCGTGCCCGCGCTGGTGGTGCCGCCCGTGTGGGAGGACGTGCCGGGGGCCGAGGTGATCGCGGGGTCGCATCCGGTGCCCGACACCGCGAGCGTGCGGGCCGCCGAGCGGGCGCTGGAGCGGCTGTCCGCGCACCAGGCCGGTCAGACGGTACTGGTGCTGGTGTCGGGCGGGGGGAGTGCGCTGCTGTGTGCTCCGGACGGCGTGACGCTGGAACAGAAGGGAGCGCTGACCCGGGCACTGCTGCGGGCCGGAGCCGACATCCGCGAGCTGAACACGGTGCGCAAACACCTGTCGCGGGTCAAGGGCGGGCGGCTGGCGGCGGCGACCCGTGCCCATATCCGGGCGCTGCTCCTCAGCGACGTGGTGGGCGACGATCCCGCGACCATCGCCAGCGGGCCGACCGTGCCCGATCCCTCGACCTTCGCGGACGCGCTGGCCGTGCTGGATCGCTACGGCGTGGACGCCCCCGAGACCCGCGCCCACCTCCACGCCGGTCTGCGCGGCGACGTGCCCGAGACGCCGAAGGCCCTGCCGGACGTGTCGACGACCGTGATCGGCAGCACCCGGTTGCTGCTGGAGGCCGCCCGCACGCATCTGGAGGGGCGCGGCGTGCGGGCCGTGATTCTGGGCGACGCCTTCGTGGGCGACGTGCAGGAGGTGGCCCGGAGTCACGCGGCGGCGGTGCGTGACGCCCTGACCACTGGCAAGCCAGTCGTTCTGATCTCGGGCGGCGAGGCGACCGTGCGGGTGCGCGGGAACGGCGTGGGCGGACGCAACACGGAATTTGCGCTGTGGCTGCTGCGCGAGCTGGACGGTGTGGGTGTGCATGCCCTGTCGGCCGGATCGGATGGTGTGGACGGCAGCAGCCACGCGGCCGGGGCGTTCCTGACACCGGACACCCAGACGCGGGCCGACCGTGCTGGACTGGACTCGGCCGCCTTCCTGAACCGCAACGACGCCGCGTCGTTCTTCGCGGCACTGGGCGACCTGCTCGTGACCGGCCCCAGCGGGCACAACCTGAACGACCTGCGGCTGATCGCGGTGAATCTGGGGTGA
- a CDS encoding fasciclin domain-containing protein: MKNIILCITLLLTSTAVAGGGSTVPSGTTIAGVVSNDPNFSTLLAAVQAAGLVETLSGPGPFTVFAPTNAAFAKIPQADLDALLNDREKLRAVLLYHVVPGRVTAAQVMNLTTAKTVNGANVNVSMMGSSVMINDSTVTQADIRASNGVIHVIDTVLMP, from the coding sequence ATGAAGAACATCATCCTCTGCATCACCCTGCTGCTGACCAGTACCGCCGTCGCCGGAGGCGGCAGCACCGTGCCGTCCGGCACGACCATCGCGGGCGTCGTCTCGAACGACCCGAACTTCAGCACGCTGCTCGCCGCCGTGCAGGCCGCCGGTCTGGTCGAGACCCTGAGCGGCCCTGGCCCCTTCACGGTCTTCGCGCCGACGAACGCCGCCTTCGCGAAGATCCCGCAGGCCGATCTCGACGCCCTGCTGAACGACCGCGAGAAGCTGCGCGCCGTGCTGCTGTACCACGTGGTGCCCGGCCGCGTGACCGCCGCGCAGGTCATGAACCTGACCACGGCCAAGACCGTGAACGGAGCGAACGTGAACGTCTCCATGATGGGCAGCAGTGTCATGATCAACGACTCCACCGTCACGCAGGCCGACATCCGCGCCAGCAACGGCGTGATCCACGTGATCGACACGGTGCTGATGCCCTGA
- a CDS encoding VanW family protein, whose amino-acid sequence MPRLPLRSLRFAALSLTLLGLGVAATAPLRAASAPAATPAATAPPATPRPADPAPLPTPASRTVALRWSVPEPRLVGGAVERPLLHRELPLTLTATQVAQVRAAGTLEPIRAELGRVYAAVEGRTPRDLRFVRRGGRWVGEARTGWTVDRAASGAALLAALRGDAAASPLTVTLQAPARSVRWAAQEKLQHLGSGESGFAGSPDFRVHNIRVGAARVHGAWVAAGRGFSFNALIGPISAATGFRPGYVVTGNTLSTEDGGGLCQVSTTVFRAAFRAGLPITERHAHSYQVAYYGDPGLDAAVYAPAKDLRWRNDTGGPVLVQAAWDVKKEALTVSLFGRADGRTVSIGKAVVTRRRPAPEPSFVVDRELEAGGARRIDMPAAGLRAAVTRTVTVPGGPTRRDTVTSTYRAWGGVFAVAPGDERLR is encoded by the coding sequence ATGCCCAGACTTCCCCTCCGCTCCCTGCGGTTCGCCGCGCTCTCCCTGACGCTGCTGGGCCTCGGCGTGGCCGCCACCGCACCGCTGCGTGCGGCGTCGGCTCCCGCGGCCACACCGGCCGCCACGGCCCCGCCCGCGACGCCGCGCCCGGCCGATCCGGCTCCACTCCCCACCCCCGCGTCCCGGACGGTGGCGCTGCGCTGGTCGGTGCCGGAGCCGCGGCTGGTGGGCGGCGCGGTCGAGCGCCCCCTGCTGCACCGCGAACTGCCCCTGACGCTGACGGCCACGCAGGTCGCGCAGGTGCGGGCGGCGGGGACGCTGGAGCCCATCCGGGCGGAGCTCGGGCGGGTGTACGCGGCGGTCGAGGGGCGCACGCCGCGTGACCTGCGGTTCGTGCGGCGGGGCGGACGCTGGGTGGGCGAGGCGCGCACGGGCTGGACGGTCGACCGCGCGGCGAGCGGGGCGGCGCTGCTTGCGGCCCTGCGGGGGGACGCCGCGGCCAGTCCGCTGACCGTGACGTTGCAGGCTCCGGCGCGTTCCGTGCGCTGGGCGGCGCAGGAGAAGCTCCAGCACCTCGGCAGCGGCGAGTCGGGCTTCGCGGGCAGCCCGGACTTCCGGGTGCACAACATCCGTGTGGGGGCGGCGCGGGTGCATGGGGCGTGGGTGGCGGCGGGCAGGGGCTTCTCCTTCAATGCCCTGATCGGCCCGATCAGCGCCGCGACCGGTTTCCGGCCGGGGTACGTGGTCACGGGGAACACGCTGAGCACCGAGGACGGCGGCGGGCTGTGCCAGGTGAGCACCACGGTGTTCCGCGCGGCGTTCCGGGCGGGCCTGCCGATCACGGAGCGGCACGCGCACTCGTATCAGGTGGCGTACTACGGCGACCCCGGCCTGGACGCGGCCGTGTACGCCCCGGCCAAGGATCTGCGCTGGCGCAACGACACGGGCGGCCCGGTGCTCGTGCAGGCCGCGTGGGACGTGAAGAAGGAGGCCCTGACCGTGTCGCTGTTCGGCCGCGCCGACGGCCGCACGGTGAGCATCGGGAAGGCGGTCGTCACGCGGCGGCGGCCCGCGCCGGAGCCGAGTTTCGTGGTCGACCGCGAGCTGGAGGCCGGGGGCGCGCGGCGCATCGACATGCCCGCTGCGGGCCTGCGGGCGGCCGTGACACGCACCGTGACCGTCCCGGGGGGGCCGACGCGGCGCGACACCGTGACCAGCACGTACCGCGCATGGGGCGGCGTGTTCGCGGTGGCTCCCGGCGACGAGCGTCTGCGCTGA
- the aceB gene encoding malate synthase A, translating into MTITGPLKPGYEEILTPDALAFVAELHRRYEGRRADLLDAREARQKRLDAGEKPDFLPGTRGVREGEWKIAPLPDDLKDRRVEITGPVDRKMIINALNSGARVFMADFEDASSPTWENCVEGQINLRDAVRRTISLEANGKSYRLNDKTAVLLVRPRGWHLPEKHVTVDGQTLAGAFFDFGLYVWHNARELLSRGSGPYFYLPKMESHLEARLWNDVFTLAEQRVGIPHGSIKGTVLIETILAAFEMDEILYELREHSAGLNCGRWDYIFSYIKKFREDGNAILPDRAKVTMAVPMMQNYSKLAIQTCHKRGAPAIGGMSAFIPVKGDEAKNAAAFEQVRIDKEREATNGHDGTWVAHPGMVGLATEVFDRVMPEPNQIDSGKQRELTITAADLLTPPDGAVSEAGVRTNINVGIQYLAAWLRGSGAVPIHNLMEDAATAEISRAQLWQWLNHAVTLEDGRTLTPELFDTLYADEVGQLGPDFADAAALFRRTATERPLMDFLTLPGYAQLA; encoded by the coding sequence ATGACCATCACCGGCCCCCTGAAGCCCGGCTACGAGGAGATCCTGACGCCGGACGCCCTGGCGTTCGTGGCGGAACTGCACCGCCGCTACGAGGGCCGCCGCGCCGACCTGCTCGACGCCCGCGAGGCCCGGCAGAAGCGCCTGGACGCCGGCGAGAAACCGGACTTCCTGCCGGGCACGAGGGGCGTGCGTGAGGGCGAGTGGAAAATCGCGCCGCTCCCGGACGACCTGAAAGACCGCCGCGTGGAGATCACCGGGCCGGTCGACCGCAAGATGATCATCAACGCGCTGAACAGCGGGGCGCGGGTGTTCATGGCGGACTTCGAGGACGCGAGCAGCCCCACGTGGGAGAACTGCGTGGAGGGGCAGATCAACCTGCGGGACGCCGTGCGCCGCACGATTTCACTGGAGGCGAACGGCAAGAGCTACCGGCTGAATGACAAGACCGCCGTGCTGCTCGTGCGCCCGCGCGGGTGGCACCTGCCGGAGAAGCACGTCACGGTGGACGGGCAGACGCTGGCCGGCGCGTTCTTCGACTTCGGGCTGTACGTCTGGCACAACGCCAGGGAACTGCTGTCGCGCGGCAGCGGCCCGTACTTCTACCTCCCCAAGATGGAATCTCACCTGGAAGCCCGGCTGTGGAACGACGTGTTCACGCTGGCCGAGCAGCGCGTCGGGATTCCGCACGGCTCGATCAAGGGCACGGTGCTGATCGAGACGATCCTGGCCGCCTTCGAGATGGACGAGATCCTGTACGAGCTGCGCGAGCACTCCGCGGGCCTGAACTGCGGGCGCTGGGACTACATCTTCAGCTACATCAAGAAGTTCCGCGAGGACGGGAACGCGATTTTGCCCGACCGGGCGAAGGTCACGATGGCCGTCCCGATGATGCAGAACTACAGCAAGCTCGCCATCCAGACGTGCCACAAACGCGGCGCGCCCGCGATCGGCGGCATGAGCGCGTTCATCCCGGTCAAGGGCGACGAGGCGAAGAACGCCGCGGCCTTCGAGCAGGTGCGGATCGACAAGGAGCGCGAGGCGACGAACGGCCACGACGGCACGTGGGTCGCGCACCCTGGCATGGTGGGGCTCGCCACCGAGGTCTTCGACCGCGTGATGCCGGAACCGAACCAGATCGACAGCGGCAAACAGCGGGAACTGACGATCACGGCCGCCGACCTCCTGACCCCGCCGGACGGCGCGGTGAGCGAGGCGGGCGTGCGGACGAACATCAACGTCGGCATCCAGTACCTCGCGGCGTGGCTGCGCGGCAGCGGCGCGGTGCCGATCCACAACCTGATGGAGGACGCCGCCACCGCCGAGATCTCCCGCGCGCAGCTGTGGCAGTGGCTGAACCACGCCGTGACCCTGGAGGACGGCCGGACGCTCACGCCGGAACTGTTCGACACCCTGTACGCCGACGAGGTGGGCCAGCTCGGCCCGGATTTCGCGGACGCTGCCGCGCTGTTCCGCCGCACCGCCACCGAGCGCCCCCTGATGGACTTCCTGACCCTGCCCGGCTACGCGCAGCTCGCCTGA
- a CDS encoding IclR family transcriptional regulator: MNATTGEGGTGVRTLERGLAVLAALAERRAATLTVLARDVNLSASTVSRLLDTLVQQGFAEVGDGGAYRVGPRAAQVGHAYDAHDALLAAAHPVMRAVVDDLNESANLAALRGEGAVYVAQVEGRQLVRMFTQLGAAAPLHASGVGKALLAWRDDADVAARLGPGPYPAFTPHSLTTLDAYRTELARVRAQGHALDDQERELGVRCVAAPVRDGAGRVVAALSVSAPTSRLTEAEVPRFAARITQAAQDISRALGWTPPAQSV, encoded by the coding sequence GTGAACGCCACCACGGGCGAGGGCGGCACGGGCGTCCGCACGCTGGAACGCGGACTGGCGGTGCTCGCCGCCCTCGCGGAGCGGCGCGCGGCCACCCTGACGGTGCTCGCGCGGGACGTGAACCTGAGCGCCAGCACCGTGTCGCGGCTGCTGGACACGCTGGTGCAGCAGGGCTTCGCGGAGGTCGGCGACGGGGGCGCGTACCGCGTGGGCCCGCGCGCCGCGCAGGTCGGGCACGCCTACGACGCGCACGACGCCCTGCTGGCCGCCGCGCACCCCGTCATGCGGGCCGTGGTGGACGACCTGAACGAGAGCGCGAACCTCGCCGCGCTGCGGGGCGAGGGGGCCGTGTACGTCGCGCAGGTCGAGGGCCGGCAGCTGGTGCGGATGTTCACGCAGCTCGGGGCCGCCGCGCCCCTGCACGCCAGCGGCGTCGGCAAGGCCCTGCTGGCATGGCGGGACGACGCGGACGTCGCCGCGCGCCTCGGCCCCGGGCCGTACCCGGCGTTCACGCCGCACTCCCTGACCACGCTGGACGCCTACCGCACCGAACTGGCGCGCGTCCGCGCCCAGGGCCACGCGCTGGACGACCAGGAACGTGAACTCGGCGTGCGCTGCGTCGCCGCCCCCGTCCGCGACGGCGCGGGCCGCGTGGTTGCCGCCCTGAGCGTCTCCGCGCCCACCTCCCGCCTGACGGAGGCCGAGGTGCCCCGGTTCGCCGCGCGGATCACGCAGGCCGCGCAGGACATCTCGCGGGCGCTGGGGTGGACACCGCCAGCCCAGTCCGTATGA